GATCTGGGTGGAGGAGGCTCAGGCCAAAGTCTGCATGGCACATCCTTCCATTCTTCTCATTCTTTTGGATACTCAATGCTTTGATCAGTATGAACCTAACACATTCCATTAGAAGTACAGGTCTGAATATATCACAGCTTAGGAATGGCGACAACTATTGTTATATTATGCTAGAAAGTCAGGaaataaaatggatttttctCATCCTCATGGTCCTGAGAGATGCAGTGTTTCAGGGTGCCATGGGAGGGGCCAGTGGCTACATGGTATTTCTTCTCCACAAGCACCATCAGCAAGTCCTCTACCTTCAGAACTCCAAGTTTCTCTACAAAACTCCCCCTGAGCTGAGAGCTGCTCAAAGTGTCCTCCTTCtgatgctctgttttgttttcttctattggACAGATTGtgcgttttctttttttctaagtctCTCTTTAGAGGAGTATTCATTGATGGTAAATATTCATGAGTTTCTGACCCTTGGTTATGCGATTTTCAGCCCCTTTGTGCTGATTCACAGAGATGGTCTCCTGGCTGAACAGTGGGAGACATTGAAACAATGTGTCTCTCATCTATCTGATCAATAAACAAGAAAGAACTCACTTCTACTATGTTGTGGGTAAGAAACAAATCCCATATAGAAGCTTAATAGTATGTTTATTCTTAGACAATAATCTTGGTGACTCACAGCCTTGAGCTAATTGCAGTGATATAGAAACCTTATTCTTTATTTGGCCACTCTTTAGAAGTGACTGTCAACtttttatatttgcatatattaatTGTTTATGAAGCGTTTTCCTGCATTTATGACTGTGTAAcatatgtatgcctgcatgcctgAGGCCTGGAGTTGATGGAATAGAGCATCAAATTCTGTTACTGACTGGAGTTAGATAGAGGGTTCTGAGCTAAAATATGGTTCCTTGAAATTGAATCTTGGACCTCTAAAAGCCGGCCAGTGATCTTAATGACTGAGGTATCAATCTAGCCCTGAGAAATAAGCTTTAATTACAATTCATAAAACTGGTTTTATTAATACCATGACTGGAAGCATGCAAATGGATTTGgtaaatttttagaaaaattcaTAGTGGTTTGATCATGGTATTCCAAGAATTGCTAATTTGTCCTTGCAAAATGATAGCACTCTGAGGATACTTTGTGATTATTCAAAGTGTCTGTAAGAATCCATCCATGGAAAGGACTTCTTAGAATTATGAAAGAATGATGTGTAGTATGTAGCTAGTCAGCAGAAGCCCAATGCACCAGTCACAGAACCTAAATACCCAGAAACATTTCAATGGTGTTATATTCACGAGTGTTCTCTGTGGGAATAGACTGGAGATATAGCAGAAAGTGAACATCAAGCAGACAGTAATGTTTCAGTTAATATGTCTGAGGTTTctaggttttctttttccaagGTCAGTCAACGAGTGTGACTGAAGCAGACCAAGGCTTGTTTGCAGCTGCCCTTTGTTAATGCCCGGGTGCTCTCCACAGAGCCATCCAGCTCTGTATCACCAGAGAGCTGCAAAAAGACCTGAGTCTACATTCATTTTAAGGAAGAATTCACCGTTTAGTTTCTCAAATTGGGTCTGTACAATAAGATACTGACATGATTTTAAGAATCTAATGGACACATTCTGAAAAATATGCATTCATGTCATCATTGAACACAAAGTTGTTGAATTGTTAGAGATATGTTTATGCCATTAGAAAAAAACCTTACATGTCATACCTGACTGAAGCCCCTATAACATTTTGGGAACATCATGGGTCTACTTTATAATGATGACTAGGTATTTGTTTTTTGAATGGTTGAATTATAGACATAACATATTAAAGTGGCATGTATTGTATCATACTTTAGCTTACTAATTAGCTTATTTTTCCAAtaagaagatttattttttatttatgagtatgtgtttgtgtgagtgtatgccacCTTTGTAGAGGTGCCACATAGACCAGAAAAGGGCTTTGGGTCCCATGGAACTAGAGCTACAGGCTGTCATGAACCCTTTGAAGTGGATGTTGGGTAAGGAAgtagggttctctgcaagaggagcagATCTTTTCACCATCCCTATATCTCTGTCTTTTTGATGTAAATGTGACTTGTCATCTGTAGGTAACATCCATTGCTCATGTTATCTTCACAGCTCTTATGTTAAAGCCCTTTTCTAAGTGTCTGACATAAAGAACCAGACAAACCAACACCTTCTAAGTCACTCTATGTAGTTTGATTTTAAAGGAAGTGATGTAAGAACatgaagaaggagagaagaaagatgtgTTTAATGTGAGTGATGGAGAGTTTGTTCAATATTAAGAGTAGacggggttggggggtggggggggcgcgagggctggagagaggaatcAGTGAATAAAAGCACCTATTGATACCCAGCCAGCCTGATCTGCctctgaagaagaaaactgactcccacatgttgtcctctgaccttcacatgcgtGCTgagatacacatatgaacacatgcagGGACATAccaaataaactttaaatttatttaaaaatttaaaaaatagataagACAGTGATGTATAATTTTTTTGATAGGGCTTGATAAGAATGGTCTGGATTCTGAGTGGCATATTACAATTGCTATtttgaatttctctttaaaaGTCAGAGTAGATTGGACAAAACCAAAATGTTGATCAGAACATAAGTTGAAATTTTAATACAcgttgaaaatatttacaaatctaAGTAAGTAAAGGAAAGTAAAGGCATCCAGGAAGTAAATTTAATTATGCCATTCAGCTAACTCATAGGAGATTTGTCAATCAGATTATTATAAACAATCACCCCAAACTTTATCATTTCTTTGGGCTGAACACATGGCTTGTCAATAGGATGGAGTAGTGGAATATTGTACTAAATGAAAAAAAGTCAGACAAAACTTTAGTATCACAGAATTTTACTAATGAGTAGAATCTAAATAAAGAAGAGAATAGAGCCTTCATTCTGTTGTATACGGCTATGCAGCCTACAGCCCTCAGAAAATGATGGACTTGAGTCCCTCTTCATCCTGGTACGGTTGGACTAGTGAGCACTAGCCTGATGTGGAGAGTTTGACAGGAAAGAACACTCAGGAGACTGTGTTGGAAGGCTCCTTATTTTTGGAGGAaaggggcagggggaaggagggggctAACGGAAGCTATTTATATCCCagagaggatggatggatgggtccAGGTGGAGGCATGTTATTGGTTGGGGCAAGAACATGAAGGTGCTTCACTTGCATCCTCAGGGTCAGCAGGGGCCGGTGCAGGAACCTTATGGGTCACATAGAAAAGAAAGGACGTTCAGCCCAGGATGTTTCATAGGCCAGGTAAACAAGCACCGGCCCTCACAGGCTTGGAGATACATGAGTTTATCAGTTGCTCCATGCACTAGAAAGGTCCACACCTGGGGAAGCCTATCTGCTGGAGTCTATTGGTGCCAGAGCAAGGCAGGGGAGCAGCCAAACTACTGTTCTCAGAAAATATGGGGTTTTTGGCATGCTTCAACCCCTTCCTAGCTTCAGGTCAGGTCCTCATGGAACTACCTCTAATTGTGAATCCTGCTAGTGGCTGGGTCCTCATATAATCAGAAATATGAAGCTGTGGGTACATAGAGCTTGCCAGCTTTCATCTTCAAAAGTTCCCTGTCACTTCACTATTCCTATGATGACATTAAAGAACATCTGTTCATCCAAGTTAGGACAGAGTATGCAGAGATTGTTCCATCCGAGGTGAGGTGAGTGAACCAGTTTACTGGAAGTTAGTTtctttggccttgttggaggaattggtCACCAGGGGTGGGCttgaaggtttcaaaagcctcccCATTCCACCAGAAAATCAGCATGAAAATGTCACGCTGAGTAAGATTGCTCAGTACAGCTACTCTCTAAAGAGCCAGAAGGTCAAGCAGACTTTCCTCCATCTCAGGATCCTACTAGATACTGTTGCAGAGAACCATGGGAGGGCCAGTGGCTACATGGTATTTCTTCTCCACAAGCACCACCAGCATGTCCTCTATCTTCAGAACTCCAAGCTTCTCTACAGAACTCCCCTGAGCTGAGAGCTGCTCGCTGTCCTCCTGATGTGTTTACTTTTATTGTGTGGATAGATTGTAGTTTTGTGCACATTTAAGTTTCTCCTTAGCGAACAATTCCTTGATGCTAAACATTTGAATATTTCTGACCCTTGGTCATGTAATTCTCAGGCCTCTTGTGCTGACTCACTGAGGTGGACATCAGGGTGAATGTTGCCATGCACTCTGGGAGATGAAGACTTTGAGAAATCTCATTTATCACTTTGCTAGCAAATCAGTTtgaaagatctctgagttctgtgtGAAACCAAATTTCATCCCAGTAGCTTAGGCAGATGACTGCCTTTCAGACATCAATGCTGGTAAACTGAAGCTTACTGGGTGTAGGggtgcatgtttttaatcccagcattcttcagccagaggcaggatgatctttgtgagttgaaggctagcttggtctacaaagcaagttccaagatatTCAGTTCTACacaaaaaccctatctcaaaaacaaagggaaaatggaagaaagagaggaaggaaggatggaaggaaagaaggaaggaaggaagaaagaaagaaagaaaggaaggaaggaaggaaggaaggaaggaaggaagggaaaaagaaagagaaaaagactgtACTTAAGAGAGGCATCATGGTAAATCCCTTTAGCCTCAGTACTTAGGAGACAGAAGCTGGGAGTTCCCGATGAGTTTGACTCAAGGCCACAGTCCACACAGCCATTGTTTTCCCCCAGCCAttgttatatagtgagaccctgtctcaaaaacaaaagcaagcaaagaaaaaaaaaaccaacaaaacaaaacaaaaagcacccCTTCCCAAACAAACTTATTGCTGGATAATAGATGACTGCCATTGCCCTGTAATGTACGTGAGCTTGTAATCCCAGGCCCAGTGAGACTACAGCAGGAAGATTATGAGTTAGAAgctatctagaaaaaaaataaacagagcttGTCACAAAACAAGTGACCAAGCAACCATGCTACCAAAACGATTTTCCACAAATATCTAATTCGTGATAACTTAACTTAAATGTCTACCCCTTGTATTGTCCTTCTAGGATTTATGAGTTTCCTAGGCC
Above is a window of Mus musculus strain C57BL/6J chromosome 13, GRCm38.p6 C57BL/6J DNA encoding:
- the Vmn1r188 gene encoding vomeronasal 1 receptor 188, with protein sequence MVLQFIKETFFFFMTMIGTLGNISVSVDYFFHLLEGVKKKPIHLILIHLAFTNILILLTKGFRKTVAAFGLRNFLDDIGCKIIVYLERVARGLSICTSSLLTVVQAIIISPTGSGWRRLRPKSAWHILPFFSFFWILNALISMNLTHSIRSTGLNISQLRNGDNYCYIMLESQEIKWIFLILMVLRDAVFQGAMGGASGYMVFLLHKHHQQVLYLQNSKFLYKTPPELRAAQSVLLLMLCFVFFYWTDCAFSFFLSLSLEEYSLMVNIHEFLTLGYAIFSPFVLIHRDGLLAEQWETLKQCVSHLSDQ